In a genomic window of Eriocheir sinensis breed Jianghai 21 unplaced genomic scaffold, ASM2467909v1 Scaffold79, whole genome shotgun sequence:
- the LOC126994416 gene encoding uncharacterized protein LOC126994416 yields MGYCYGNVKIHKPGNKLRPIISQIPTPTYTIAKRLCATLTPYVPSTYSLTSAADFLDILKSNNTKGNIASLDVESLFTNVPIDRTIEYILQRVYHNDDTPSLDIPEPTLRSLLECCTKEAPFTCPRGNKYQQVDGVAMGSPLGVLMANFFMGCIEEEAFKTTKRPDIYCRYIDDIFIKTTSTEDAEHLRRLLQELSGLNFTIEHSTNGSMPFLDILVKQDQDAFNTAVYVKATNPGHCLNGRSECPKRYKDSTIGAYIRRALTHCSNWQQVHHEIDRSTQVLLNNGFDKADIYRQTRKIMDHWHAATSNTTEEKNNINIYYKSHFSTAYKEDERIMKQIIRRNVTPTDPEKKLNIVIYYKSKKTSHLIMRNSPQEEKTPTQESHVVYRFICKRGICEALPSTYIGMTTMKLSRRMSYHLTSGAPRQHLLQKHNTVLTRKILEENTDIIARCPDERRLPILEALNIKEMEPNLNKQALDLQALPSMRRSAAHQPNQSAAGAQHGEGDDTP; encoded by the coding sequence ATGGGATACTGCTACGGCAACGTGAAGATACACAAGCCTGGAAACAAACTAAGGCCCATCATATCGCAAATCCCCACGCCAACCTACACCATCGCGAAGAGGCTGTGTGCTACGCTGACACCTTATGTACCATCCACCTACAGCCTGACCTCAGCAGCTGACTTCCTTGACATCCTCAAGTCAAACAACACGAAGGGAAACATCGCTTCTCTGGATGTGGAATCATTATTTACGAACGTCCCTATCGACCGAACCATCGAATACATCTTGCAACGAGTTTATCATAATGACGACACCCCGAGCCTAGACATCCCTGAGCCAACGCTACGCAGCCTTCTTGAGTGCTGCACAAAAGAGGCACCATTCACCTGCCCTAGAGGTAACAAGTATCAACAAGTGGATGGAGTCGCCATGGGCTCCCCGCTGGGAGTCCTGATGGCGAACTTCTTCATGGGCTGCATAGAGGAAGAAGCCTTTAAGACCACCAAGAGACCTGATATATACTGCCGCTACATCGACGACATTTTCATCAAAACCACAAGCACCGAGGACGCCGAACATCTCAGAAGACTCCTTCAAGAATTATCCGGATTAAACTTCACCATCGAGCATAGCACCAACGGATCCATGCCTTTCCTGGATATCCTCGTCAAGCAAGATCAAGACGCCTTCAACACTGCTGTCTACGTGAAGGCTACTAACCCAGGTCACTGTCTCAATGGAAGGAGCGAGTGCCCCAAACGCTACAAAGACTCCACCATAGGGGCCTACATCCGGAGAGCACTCACCCACTGTAGTAACTGGCAGCAAGTCCACCATGAAATAGATCGGTCTACCCAGGTACTACTCAACAACGGTTTTGACAAAGCAGACATCTACAGGCAAACCAGGAAAATAATGGATCATTGGCACGCTGCAACCAGCAACACAaccgaggagaaaaataacatcaatattTATTACAAATCACACTTCTCTACTGcgtataaagaagatgaaagaataatgaaacaaatcaTAAGAAGAAACGTCACACCAACAGATCCCGAGAAGAAACTGAACATCGTCATAtactacaagagcaagaaaacaagccacctaATTATGAGAAACAGCCCCCAAGAAGAAAAGACGCCTACACAGGAGTCGCATGTCGTTTATAGGTTTATTTGTAAACGAGGGATCTGCGAAGCCCTCCCCTCAACCTACATCGGCATGACAACGATGAAGCTGAGCAGGCGAATGAGCTACCACCTGACATCCGGAGCCCCGCGCCAACACCTACTACAGAAGCACAATACAGTGCTAACAAGGAAAATtttagaagaaaacacagacataatCGCAAGATGCCCCGACGAACGACGCCTCCCGATTCTAGAAGCCCTCAACATAAAAGAAATGGAGCCCAACTTAAACAAGCAGGCCCTAGATCTACAGGCTCTCCCGAGTATGCGCAGGAGTGCTGCGCACCAGCCTAACCAATCAGCAGCCGGTGCGCAACACGGGGAGGGAGACGACACGCCTTAA